A segment of the Coffea arabica cultivar ET-39 chromosome 8c, Coffea Arabica ET-39 HiFi, whole genome shotgun sequence genome:
TTAAGAAAACAATGCTAACAGAATTTTTTCATATGAATAAGACTGATGAGGATGCACAAAGATTAAATTGTACATACTCACAATTTCTAGACCACTTTGTTTGGAAATCAGGCCAAAGATATTGGAAACTTAGAGAAAGGGGAGATTCTATTGGGCCAATAATGACAACACATCCAACAGAAGGTGAGAGATACTACCTTAGGCTCCTCCTATCAAAAGTTCGATGTCCCACTTCATTCAAAGACTTACGAACTCACAATAATGTTACAGTGGACACTTTTAGAGAGGCAGCATTAATTCGAGGTTTACTGCAAGATGACAATAGTCAAGAAATTTGTTTAGAAGAAGTCTCGCATTTTAAGATGTCTTATGAAATGAGAAGGCTTTTTGCTACACTCTTAGTTTACTCTTGCCCcaataacccaaaataattaTGGAAAAAATTCAAAGTGTCAATGTTAGAGGATCTTGTCAAACGCTCAACATTAACATTCAAAAACATTGAACATGAAGCACTACAACAAATAGATGGTTTTCTACAAAGAATGGGAAAGAACACATGCTCTTACAATTTACTCCCATCTAACTTGCCATATAAAAACGTAGAAGACcaaactagaaaattgagagtaGAGAAAAACATTATTGTTACACCTCATGATTTAATCGCAATTGACATgcttaatgaaaaacaaaaacaagcatTCAAAGTTATTACTGAGAGAATTTATTCAGGAAAATCTGGTGCTTTCTTCATAAATGATCCTGGAGGAACTGGGAAAACATTTCTTTATAGGACTTTATTGGCAGACGTTAGGAGCAAAGGCTTCCTTGCACTCGCAACTGCTACTTCAGGAATTGCAGCTTCTATTTTACCTGGTGGTAGGACTGCGCATTCTCGATTTAAGATCCCAATTGATATCCCTCAGGGTACAACATGTAGAATTAGCGAGCAAAGTTCTCTAGCCTTGATGATTAAAGAAACAAAGTTAATAATTTGGGATGAAGCACCAATGTCCAAAAAAACAGCAATTGAAGCATTGAATGACTTATTAAAAGACCTTATGGATTCGGCTGAAATCTTTGAGGGAAAAGTTGTTGTGTTTGGAGGggattttagacaaacactaCCAGTAGTTCGAAAAGGAACAAACAGTGAAATGATAAGTTCCTGTCtaattaattctccaatatgGGACAAACTTGAGAAACTAAACTTAACAGAAAATATGAGAGCAAGATTAGATCCTACATTTACAGAATTTCTATTAAAGATTGGAGATGGGACGATTCACACAGAACCTAATGATTTAGTAAAAATTCCACCTTCTATCTTAGTTCCTTACACTAATGAATCTGATGCACTTCAAAAACTGATTGAAATAGTATATCTTGAAATCGCTAATGACTCACAGATCTCGCCTTCTTTCTTTAACAGAGCAATACTAActacaaaaaattcatttgttgATGAGATAAATGATGCTCTCATAAATAGATATCCAGGAGAAGCAGTTCAATACTTGAGCTATGACGAGACATTAAATAAGAATCACCAGGCTGAATATGTTGATTTGTTGAATACATTAACTCCCTGTGGTCTACCACCACACAGATTAGTTTTAAAACCAAACGCACCAATAATTCTCTTGAGAAATCTTGATCCAACTGAGGGATTATGCAATGGCACAAGACTTGGTGTCAAATCCCTCAGTAAAAATATCATTCATGCTACCATATCATTTGGTGAATTCTCTGGAAAAGATGTCTTTATTCATAGAATTCCAATGCAACCACCAGTCGATGACCAATATCCAGTCCCATACAAAAGAATCCAATTTCCAATTCGTTTGTGCTTTGCAATGACTATTAACAAAGCACAAGGACAAATCTTAGACTTTGTGGGTATATACTTGAAAGAACCTATTTTTTCCCACGGTCAATTATATGTTGCTCTTTCAAGAGCAAAAAAAGCCTCAACAGTTAGAATACTAATAAAACTAGCCTATTTTTCCCCTCAtctaaaagaacaaaaaaaaaaacaatgtctACAAAGAAGTGCTTCAGCATACAAAATAACTACAAATAAGTACATTCATCACTCATACCTCTTACTATTTTTATAGTCTTTTCCTACTTATCTAGCCCTTGACTTGTTATAATTATTGTTCTCCATTCAAACTAATAGAATTCTCACTATACTCCATCATAATGCAGTTCAAAATGCCTAGACAGATCTCGGCTATTCTGGATATCGACAAAGAGTCAGACAAATGGACAGTTCTTATTCAAGTAGTTGAAAGAAATCATATCCAGTACACCCGGAAAGCACCACCTAGACGGATCCAGCGATTCGTCTTCACTGATTCTCAGGTATTTCACTAACTACTATGTATATTTATCACCCAATATAAACAATCATAAATTATATCTATCTTATACCTACTGTTCAATTGGCTGGTTGTAATGAAACAGTTTTATCTCTCAATGTTGCATGCTAGAATCTGCACTGAATGTAAGACTTAGGCTAAACTGCCAAAGTGTTGCTTAGCCACAATACCAAGAGACAGCTTTCTCCTTGTGAGGAGCAGCATATCTTTGTCATTCTTTGTATTCCTTATTATAATTGGTGTCTGTCCTTAAAAGTCCTTTGCCGCTAAAGTGAGTAACAAACATTCTTGCTGTCTTTATAATTTTCATAACATTTTCACTTAATTCCAAGAATAATAGTAACAAATAAGTAAAATTTCCTAAGATATAGCATTTGCTAGATTTGATTGATCTCAATACGAGCTTCTACCTAGAAGAACACCAAATTCTCATAATGGATATAGCTTAGAAGTATTATTTATCACGTTCTTCTTGTTCATACATGTTTTCACACAGTTCCTAGCATTATAAGCATTGAGATACAACTATCTATATTACCTAGACTCAATAAATCTATATTTGCAACTTGTAAAAATTAGTAAGTCTTCAAACCGATACAAATGGGCCCAAATCAATGTCCACCACCTCCTGAAATAAGCATATTGTGAAATCTCAATCTCAATAACAGtgatataaaaataaaacataaaCAATAGATTTCCCCTATTTCCCTCCAacctaaaaattgaaaaaaccaTACAAACTTATCATTCAAAGTTCAGTATGCAATGCTATTCTTAAAAACTGAAGATTCCACTATACAAAAACACTCAACATTTAAAATTAACTATGCACTGCTACTATCACAAACTAGACTTTCCTTCCATAATCCTATTATCTAGCAGAAAATCTCTAAAAGTTCCTTCCTCCCACTACTTATTCTAATTCATGAAAGTCTTAAATACATTTACACAACTTTACTCAGTTTTAGTCTCTTAAATACTCATTGAATATATTCAAAATGTTTTTCACCACCCCCACATTAAAAATTTGactcaaaaaattcattagtCATACAAAACTCTTTGCATTGCACATAACCTTACTTCATCGAACCACTTTATCTCATAACTCTAattcatttcaagcttccaccCTATACCTTATCTCAACTGTTTATTATTTACTCTAAAAGAATAAGGACTCCTCCACTCCTATCATGTACATTTATATGCCTTCTTAAAGCAGAGAATTAAAATCTACCCTCAAAATTTATTTCCACCTGATTGCATAGCATTATGTCATTAAGCCCTAATAAATTGTAGGACCTCTCTTCTTGTCAATCACATTTGTCTCTCTCCCTATATCTGTGCTACATAAACCACATAAGGACATCATGCTCAACCACTTAAAAGTTAAGACTACATAAGAATTTCGAAATCTCTGTTTTTTCTTACTAGCATGTAAAAACAGGTTCAATCGATTTACAGTCATTATTCAATTTTAAACTCATGGCACTTTCTTTGGACAACTTATCTCTCTTCTCTTTCAGACTACATATAATTCAACTTTCATAATTATTAGCTCATAGCCTAATGTTTTTATACTAATAAAAATTGCGTCTATTAGATAATTTCCAGATTTAATTTCCAGATTAttcaagtttgtttgaagggcttaaaaattttggtttatCCTTCCCCATAATTATTACCAATCTATAGGTACAAAACCTCAAATTGACAAAAATCACCCAGCGACCAATTTAATTTGAAAATCAGACCATGTACTTAACTCTCAAAGGAGCCGCTTGCACCAAAAGTTTACAAACATTATAAACAACCTTGTGCCTCTATGATAATAAAGACTGGTCCTTGACTTCTACCTAATTGCATATTCATTCATGCAAATATCCATATGCAAAATACACAATAATATTACCTTATAATATACTAACTCAACTAGCAACACTAAAAACAGGGAACTAAAGTTTCTGCAGCAACCTATGAAAATTGCATCCGATTGTTCAGAAATTTGTTAGTTCCATACCAACGATACTACATCTCTGGTGCAACTGTTATCACTACTATTGCTACATACAAAGTCAACGAAAATCCCTACTCTTGGGTCCTTCATTACTCAACTTTGATTGAGCACTACCTCGAACCAATTCCTCTGACGCTTCCATATCCTTTCACCTGTGACAGCTTTTCTGATGCACATAAACATGCAGAATCTGACATTTCTCTGATAAGTaagtattataaaaaaaaagcacaTATCTCTGCACAATTCTATCCAGTATTACATTCTTAGATACCTTCATTTTTAACTAACTACTTCAAATTGTAGGTGTCAAGGCATTGGTCATATATGCTTTccctaaaaaagaaacaacccCGGACTCAATCACAAGAGATTTTGTGATTGTAAATGAAGAGTGAGAAATTTCAGTTCTGTCTATTACTTAGCATATAAATTATTACTTAACATCATCATTTTTATTGAATCCTTTCTattcaaaggaaaaaattgaTGCTTCTCACCCTATGGAATGAATTCCAAGAATATGAGGGCAACATCCTTGCAACCATTCCTATGATCTTTGCTATGAGAGTGAAAGTCTCGACTTTTAACAGTAAGTCCCTTACTGTAAAAATCCATTACACACTTATTGCATATCACTCATACTTCTTACACAAAAAACAtttaattctttggttaaataGCTCTGTCATTAACAACAATAGGATTGTCATCCATTCTCATCAACCCACCACTCCATGATGAATTCCTACTTCGTGAATGGTATAGCATCCATAAAGATGAAGTTAAGACTTTATTCGAAACAAAAGCATATAAAGATCCAGAATTGCTGCTCCCACCACCAAATCAAGAAGACATTAAGAACATTCATGATGCGTTGATCTCATTCGGAACTATAAGAACAATACACTCTTTTTCCTAACCAATCAGCATTATCATTTTACACTTCAGCTTTGCAGAAAGTCGAATAATAATACACTAAAGTTTCAATTCATTTGCAGCAAAAAACAGCATGGATAACCGGTACAGCACAATTATCATTTGGTCAAACTCGCTTTTGTTACACTGCATGCTCAAATTGTTTGAAGACTGTTGAAGCAGACACAGATTGGATCATAAAATGTTCATCATGCAAAGAAGAAGTTGAAGTGGAGCTAAGGTATTCATTCCTATTTAATCTATctaaaaacaagtttttcataCTCTACATTTTACAATAAACTAAAACTCTCACATTTCACTAAAGGTGTCGCATTGGAATAACACTCACTGATTCAACTGCAAGCATTCAATGCTTAATATCTGGAAAACAAGCTGAAAGACTGATACAATTCACTGCTGCCGAACTGAAGGATGGAGAGGCACATGTATAGTAGCACACTTACCTTTCAAATCTACCTTCAACATTTATATACAAAAATACTAATATATAAACACTCATATTCATTCTTGTCATCTCAGGGAATAACAATAAACCAAGAACTTTCTACCATCATGAAAAAGCACAGCCTGATTTGTTTTATCAAAACATATGAGACAACTTTTCAAGGACTGCCACAAAGAAGAAATGCAATCATCAAGGCCTACACAGCAGCTGAAGTTCCAAACATACCACTGCCTCTACAAGATTCACCAACAACTGTCCAAGCTTCACCAACTACAACACCATCAAACACCAAGCAAAAGCAAATTGCAGACGAACAAATGTTCACACCAAGGGCCAAATTGCCGCTTTAAGAAATAGCTGAATCCACTGCTACTAAAAGAAGCTCCATGATTGAATCAACAGCCACAAAAAAAGCCCTCACATTGACCAAACTGGAAGGCCACCAAATAGCTGCACCAACTGTTGGAACAGAAATGCGCAAAACACAAAACACTGCTACCTTAGCCTCACCAATTGCCACCTCAATCGACAAAACTGCTGCCAGCCCAATAAAGAAACCAAAACAGCAAGAAGGCAATTGACCTCCCCCCAACTCTTACTAAAACCTTTTGATATTGCTAGAGAAGAATTTAGTATTCGAGTGTGTAGGTCTATCATGGCTAAATTGTAGTCTTAGAATCTATTGCTCCAATATTTTTTGATAGAGCAATGCATTCTAAGACTTACACTTACTAGGACCTCCCTCACCTCCTAATGACTGCTATTAGCAGAGCCATAAAGTTGTAAATCGTAACTTCATGAGCTGAAAACATAGTATTAGAGTCCACTGCTCCAATATCTTTTGATAGAGCAGTGCATTTTAATACTCATATGTCATATAAGTCTATCTAGCAATGAATAATATGTACAGTAGTTCCTTACATTCCTTTTCTATATGCTGCAATTTTTGTGCCTGAGTTTTGTTGTATTTCACCTGTTAATCATATTTTTCCAATTGTAAGTTTGTTTGCTTTCACTT
Coding sequences within it:
- the LOC113706682 gene encoding uncharacterized protein, with protein sequence MPRQISAILDIDKESDKWTVLIQVVERNHIQYTRKAPPRRIQRFVFTDSQQKTAWITGTAQLSFGQTRFCYTACSNCLKTVEADTDWIIKCSSCKEEVEVELRCRIGITLTDSTASIQCLISGKQAERLIQFTAAELKDGEAHGITINQELSTIMKKHSLICFIKTYETTFQGLPQRRNAIIKAYTAAEVPNIPLPLQDSPTTVQASPTTTPSNTKQKQIADEQMFTPRAKLPL